A single genomic interval of Camelina sativa cultivar DH55 chromosome 11, Cs, whole genome shotgun sequence harbors:
- the LOC104724346 gene encoding AAA-ATPase At5g40000-like, producing MMMGDSFGSMGSSMASLFFLWATIQQIFPNHLKITIKEFLLSSFQQLCFAQRVSDYFTNLFSPYVEINFPESDEYSFNQAFSAIETYLDSKSTDKSKRLKGSQVKESKGLVLKRNEPKVKDEYKGVNVWWEIVVETDGNRYYKLTFHNRARSLITDSYVKHVVQEGKSIIVKNKQTRLFTNNLSTQWVFGQNMWRSIAFEHPASFETLAMDPKKKEEIVSDLIAFSNGKEYYKKIGKAWKRGYLLYGPPGTGKSTMISAMANLLNYHIYDLELTAVKNNSELKKLLTATSSKSIIVIEDIDCSAEFTANRIKKESSIRERYGRDDKDENAVTLSGLLNFIDGIWSACGQERIVVFTTNHLEKLDPALIRRGRMDMHIELSYCTYEAFKILAKNYLDLDGDDAHPLFREIKALLEETMISPADVAENLMARNHQIDVDKSLSLLINALEEKKDNQKSQQEKKTQKKFKIFG from the coding sequence ATGATGATGGGTGATTCATTTGGAAGTATGGGCTCAAGCATGGCAAGTTTGTTCTTTCTTTGGGCAACAATTCAACAAATCTTCCCTAACCACTTGAAGATCACAATCAAAGAGTTTCTCTTGTCTTCATTCCAACAACTCTGTTTCGCTCAGAGAGTTTCCGACTATTTCACCAACCTCTTCTCTCCTTACGTCGAGATCAACTTCCCGGAGAGCGATGAGTATAGTTTCAACCAAGCTTTCTCAGCCATCGAGACCTACCTTGACTCGAAATCAACCGACAAGTCCAAACGTCTCAAAGGAAGCCAAGTGAAAGAAAGCAAAGGTTTGGTGTTGAAACGAAACGAGCCTAAAGTCAAAGACGAATACAAAGGAGTTAATGTCTGGTGGGAGATTGTGGTTGAGACTGATGGAAACAGATATTACAAGCTCACTTTTCACAACCGTGCAAGGAGTCTTATAACCGATTCGTACGTAAAACATGTTGTTCAAGAAGGGAAGTCGATAATAGTCAAGAACAAGCAAACAAGGCTTTTCACGAATAACTTGAGTACTCAATGGGTTTTTGGCCAGAATATGTGGAGATCTATTGCATTTGAGCACCCTGCGAGTTTTGAGACACTAGCTATGGAtccaaagaagaaggaagagatcgTGAGTGACCTCATCGCCTTCAGCAATGGGAAGGAGTATTACAAGAAGATAGGGAAAGCTTGGAAGAGAGGTTACTTGTTGTATGGACCACCAGGAACAGGTAAGTCCACCATGATTTCAGCCATGGCTAATCTTCTAAACTATCACATCTATGACCTCGAACTTACCGCGGTAAAGAACAACTCAGAGTTGAAAAAACTGCTTACGGCAACATCCAGCAAGTCCATTATTGTGATTGAAGACATAGATTGCTCAGCGGAGTTCACTGCTAATAGAATCAAGAAAGAGAGCAGCATTAGGGAAAGATATGGAAGAGATGATAAAGATGAAAACGCGGTTACACTCTCTGGTCTTCTCAACTTCATTGATGGTATTTGGTCTGCTTGTGGACAAGAAAGGATTGTTGTATTCACAACAAACCACTTGGAAAAGCTTGACCCGGCTTTGATCAGGAGAGGAAGAATGGATATGCACATTGAGTTATCTTACTGCACTTACGAAGCGTTCAAGATTCTTGCCAAGAACTACCTGGATCTTGATGGTGATGACGCTCATCCCTTGTTTAGAGAAATCAAGGCTTTGTTGGAGGAGACAATGATTTCCCCAGCTGATGTGGCAGAGAATCTTATGGCTAGAAACCATCAAATTGATGTTGATAAATCTCTGAGCCTTCTAATCAATGCTCTAGAGGAAAAGAAGGACAATCAGAAGAGccaacaagagaagaagacacaaaaaaagttcaaaatatttGGTTGA
- the LOC104724347 gene encoding thioredoxin H2-like, whose amino-acid sequence MGGVLSAVFGSGEDAGAESEPSRLLKFSSSARWQLHYNEIKESNKLMVVDFSASWCGPCRMIEPTIHAMADKFTDVDFVNLDVDELPDVAKEFNVTGMPTFVLIQKGKEVERIIGAKKDELESKVSKLRA is encoded by the exons atggGAGGAGTTCTATCGGCTGTGTTTGGAAGTGGAGAAGATGCAGGGGCTGAATCTGAGCCAAGTCGCCTCCTCAAGTTTAGCTCTTCAGCTCGGTGGCAACTTCATTACAACGAGATCAAAGAATCGAACAAATTG ATGGTG GTTGATTTCTCGGCGTCATGGTGTGGACCATGTAGGATGATTGAGCCTACGATTCATGCCATGGCTGATAAGTTCACTGATGTTGATTTCGTCAATTTAGATGTTGATGAGCTTCCT GATGTGGCTAAAGAGTTTAATGTGACGGGAATGCCAACCTTTGTGCTGATCCAAAAGGGTAAAGAGGTTGAAAGGATCATTGGAGCCAAAAAGGACGAACTTGAGAGCAAAGTTAGCAAACTCAGGGCATAG
- the LOC104728381 gene encoding protein CLP1 homolog 5-like has translation MSYGEEFGPQIRRVKLEKQSEFRIEVQRTRPLRLRLLDGEAEIFGYELPHEVWLTFPPRMIFAVFTWYGATIETDGITENEYTSCETPMMSYLREHNSLQVERHRSTSSTRDSVSSQGPRVIIVGDTDSGKSTLAKMLLNWAAKDGWKPTFVDLNIGQSSITMPGTVSATLIEMPVDPVEGFPLDKAIVHYFGHTTPSTNLRLYKSLVEELARELKQESFGNAQSRASGMVIDTLGFIVREGYELLLHAIRTLNATVVIVLGQEEKLVNDLKKDLKFRNIQFLNLEKSAGVFTRSSDFRKTLRNCYIQNYFYGVTNDLTVYTKTVKFSDVQVYQIGDFPETSSSTSARRRGNDPLKITPVAINEHLVNKVLAISYAKQPHRIISSIVAGFVCIKNVNIGEERITYISPSAAELPSKTLILGTLAWHIT, from the exons ATGTCGTACGGTGAAGAGTTTGGTCCTCAAATAAGACGAGTGAAGTTAGAGAAACAGAGCGAATTCAGGATCGAAGTGCAACGGACTCGGCCACTAAGGCTCCGTTTGCTCGATGGCGAAGCTGAGATTTTTGGCTATGAGCTTCCACATGAAGTTTGGCTCACATTTCCTCCTCGCATGATATTTGCG GTTTTCACATGGTATGGTGCAACAATAGAAACCGATGGCATCACAGAAAATGAATATACATCTTGTGAG ACACCGATGATGAGCTATCTTAGAGAGCACAACTCTCTACAAGTAGAAAGACATCGTTCTACTTCCTCAACAAGAGATTCTGTATCTTCACAG GGACCAAGGGTTATCATTGTAGGGGATACAGACTCTGGTAAGAGCACATTGGCTAAGATGCTTCTCAATTGGGCAGCAAAAGATGGTTGGAAACCAACATTTGTTGACCTTAACATTGGTCAAAGCTCCATAACCATGCCAGGGACTGTTTCTGCTACTCTTATCGAAATGCCTGTGGATCCTGTTGAAGGGTTTCCTCTTGACAAGGCTATTGTGCACTACTTTGGTCACACAACACCAAG CACCAACCTTAGACTGTACAAATCCCTTGTGGAAGAGCTTGCCCGAGAACTAAAACAAGAGTCTTTTGGAAACGCTCAATCTCGAGCTTCTGGGATGGTGATTGACACTTTGGGATTTATCGTTCGTGAAGGCTATGAG CTCCTTCTTCATGCAATAAGGACGCTTAATGCAACTGTAGTTATTGTCCTTGGTCAG GAAGAAAAACTTGTCAATGATCTGAAGAAAGATCTAAAATTCAGGAATATACAATTCTTGAATCTTGAGAAGTCAGCTGGAGTCTTCACTAGGAGCTCTGACTTTCGCAAAACATTGAGGAATTGTTACATTCAG AATTATTTCTATGGAGTCACCAACGATCTCACCGTCTACACCAAAACCGTAAAGTTCAGTGATGTTCAAGTATATCAAATCGGTGACTTTCCAGAGACTAGTTCATCAACATCTGCTCGACGAAGAGGAAACGATCCTTTGAAGATCACACCTGTGGCAATTAACGAACATCTTGTGAACAAAGTTCTTGCTATCTCATACGCCAAACAACCTCATCGGATCATCTCAAG CATTGTTGCTGGATTTGTGTgtatcaaaaatgttaatattggtGAAGAGAGAATTACATATATCTCTCCATCAGCTGCGGAATTGCCTAGCAAGACACTGATCTTGGGGACTTTGGCATGGCATATAACTTGA
- the LOC104724345 gene encoding uncharacterized protein LOC104724345, with protein sequence MSLNLANTLWVPVKALLCRTTIKRRRLFTTAAITSSDYKGEKDESDELLVVVGGGAAGVYGAIRAKTLSPDLRVLVIEKGRFLSKVKISGGGRCNVTNGHCNDTSNLAGHYPRGHKELKGSFFYTHGPADTMSWFSEHGVSLKTEDDGRVFPVSDSSSSVIDCLLNEANVRGVRLERGKSVLAASTKPDGKFLVKVGKQTADTSESIEATYLLIATGSSQQGHSLATRFGHSIVDPVPSLFTFKINDPLLTELAGISFSKVQARLKLDSPLPDLSNLVQIGPMLVTHWGLSGPVILRLSAWGARHLFSSKYKGHLIVDFIPDINIETAKSVLKQHKQQFSKHKVSNSFPPQFALVNRFWRYILDREGSSKDTLWASVSNNSLSSVSDLLKHCTFQVTGKGQYKDEFVTAGGVPLSEVSLKTMESKLVPNVFFAGEVLNVDGVTGGFNFQNAWSGGYIAGTHIGKLAATN encoded by the exons ATGAGTTTGAATTTGGCAAATACTTTATGGGTTCCTGTAAAAGCTTTGTTATGTAGAACAACAATCAAGAGAAGGAGACTTTTCACTACCGCTGCTATAACTAGTTCAGACTACAAAGGGGAAAAAGATGAGAGTGATGAGCtcttggttgttgttggtggtggaGCAGCTGGAGTTTATGGAGCAATCAGGGCTAAGACTCTCTCACCTGATTTGAGAGTTTTGGTTATTGAAAAAGGGAGATTTCTCTCCAAG GTTAAGATTTCTGGTGGTGGTAGATGCAATGTGACAAATGGGCACTGCAATGATACTAGT AATTTGGCAGGGCATTATCCTCGTGGTCATAAAGAGCTTAAAGGTTCTTTCTTTTATACACATGGACCTGCTGATACTATGTCATGGTTTTCTGAGCATGGAGTGTCACTAAAG ACTGAAGATGATGGTAGAGTATTCCCTGTCAGTGATAGTTCATCTTCTGTAATTGACTGTCTCTTAAATGAAGCAAATGTTAGAGGAG TTAGGCTTGAGAGAGGTAAGTCTGTGTTGGCTGCTTCTACTAAACCAGATGGAAAGTTCCTTGTTAAAGTTGGGAAACAAACTGCTGACACGTCTGAATCTATCGAAGCTACGTATCTTCTGATTGCAACTGGAAGTAGCCAACAG GGTCACTCTTTAGCCACTCGATTTGGTCATTCCATTGTAGATCCAGTACCGAGTTTATTCACTTTTAAGATCAATGATCCATTGCTGACTGAGTTAGCAGGG ATTAGTTTCTCCAAAGTCCAAGCCAGACTGAAATTAGATAGTCCACTCCCGGATTTGTCTAACCTTGTGCAG ATTGGTCCAATGCTTGTGACACATTGGGGACTTAGTGGACCGGTTATTCTTCGACTCTCTGCATGGGGTGCACGACATCTCTTTAGTTCGAAGTACAAAG GGCATCTTATTGTCGATTTCATTCCGGATATAAACATTGAAACTGCCAAATCTGTGCTCAAACAACACAAGCAGCAGTTTTCA AAGCACAAGGTATCCAATTCCTTTCCTCCTCAATTTGCCCTTGTCAACAGATTCTGGAGATACATTCTAGACCGCGAG GGTTCTTCAAAAGACACTTTGTGGGCCTCAGTGTCAAATAACTCCTTGAGCTCTGTTTCTGATCTTCTTAAACATTGTACATTTCAAGTAACCGGAAAG GGTCAATACAAAGATGAGTTTGTGACAGCAGGAGGAGTTCCTTTATCTGAG GTATCTTTGAAGACAATGGAGAGCAAATTGGTTCCAAATGTTTTCTTTGCGGGAGAG GTACTAAATGTAGATGGAGTTACAGGAGGTTTCAATTTCCAG AACGCTTGGTCAGGTGGATATATCGCAGGCACACACATCGGCAAATTAGCAGCAACTAACTAA
- the LOC104728380 gene encoding probable polygalacturonase At3g15720, with translation MTNSVMFFSFLLSLTLFHTFQLAQSRSTLYHDNKNFNVLDYGAIGDGFFDDSKAFKDAWEDTCNYIGSQSIMEIPEGYTFLLQPIEFHGPCKSKKIILSISGYVIAPGSPDEWECKKNHCHQWIEFAHINGLHIDGPGILACLKRPRGVVISHSSNVHISNIMVKDSPNFQMSLEDSKWVSVKQLTITADGDSPNTDGIHIQRSQNVIVHNSNIRTGDDCISIGDGSKYINISRISCGPGHGISIGSLGRYGTKETVEDVVVQDCTFRETTNGVKIKTWQTKAVEIKNVMYNHIHGTSIKKPFVQLLCSKSVPCRGIFMNDINIREENEEEEKIYNKSLSHHDHHPSAECINVKGESNGVMEPKLACLESFV, from the exons ATGACAAATTCCGTAAtgttcttttcatttcttctttctttaactcTCTTCCACACTTTTCAATTAGCTCAGTCTCGTTCTACTCTCTATCatgataataaaaatttcaatgttCTTGACTATGGAGCAATTGGCGATGGATTTTTTGACGATTCAaag GCGTTCAAGGATGCATGGGAAGACACATGCAATTACATTGGATCCCAATCAATTATGGAAATCCCTGAAGGATACACATTTCTTCTCCAACCAATTGAATTTCATGGCCCTTGTAAATCCAAGAAAATCATTTTATCG ataagtGGATACGTAATTGCTCCCGGATCTCCTGACGAATGGGAATGCAAGAAAAATCATTGTCATCAATGGATCGAATTCGCTCATATAAATGGACTTCATATCGATGGTCCTGGTATTCT ggCATGTCTCAAGAGACCAAGG gGGGTGGTTATATCACATTCTAGTAATGTGCATATAAGCAACATTATGGTGAAGGACAGTCCAAATTTTCAAATGTCGTTGGAAGATTCGAAATGGGTTAGTGTTAAGCAACTAACCATAACCGCTGATGGTGATAGCCCTAACACTGATGGCATTCACATTCAACGTTCTCAAAATGTTATCGTACACAATAGTAATATCCGTACAG GTGATGATTGTATTTCTATCGGTGACGGTTCAAAATACATTAACATATCACGAATCTCATGTGGTCCGGGGCATGGAATAAG tATCGGAAGCTTAGGTCGATATGGAACCAAAGAAACGGTGGAAGATGTTGTTGTTCAAGATTGTACTTTTAGAGAAACAACTAATGGGGTTAAAATCAAGACATGGCAG ACAAAGGCTGTGGAGATCAAGAATGTAATGTACAATCACATACATGGAACATCAATCAAGAAACCCTTTGTGCAACTCCTATGCAGCAAATCAGTCCCATGTAGAGGTATTTTCATGAACGATATAAACATTCgggaagaaaacgaagaagaagaaaagatatataataaatcgTTGTCGCATCATGATCATCATCCCTCTGCTGAATGCATCAATGTTAAAGGTGAATCCAATGGTGTGATGGAGCCAAAACTAGCTTGTTTGGAATCATTTGTCTAG
- the LOC104724342 gene encoding translation factor GUF1 homolog, mitochondrial-like: MGSMYRASKTLKSSRQAFSILFKSVKSSRRDPPCIGLYQAYGFSSDSRHNSKEPTIDLTQFPSEKIRNFSIIAHIDHGKSTLADRLMELTGTIKKGHGQPQYLDKLQVERERGITVKAQTATMFYQNKVKDQEASGFLLNLIDTPGHVDFSYEVSRSLSACQGALLVVDAAQGVQAQTVANFYLAFESNLTIVPVINKIDQPTADPERVKAQLKSMFDLDTDDVLLVSAKTGLGLEHVLPAVIERIPPPPGISDSPLRMLLFDSFFNEYKGVICYVSVVDGMLSKGDKVSFAASGQSYEVLDVGIMHPELTSTGMLLTGQVGYIVTGMRTTKEARIGDTIYRTKTTVEPLPGFKPVRHMVFSGVYPADGSDFEALSHAIEKLTCNDASVSVAKETSTALGMGFRCGFLGLLHMDVFHQRLEQEYGTQVISTIPTVPYTFEYSDGTKLQVQNPAALPSNPKYRVTASWEPTVIATIILPSEYVGAVINLCSDRRGQQLEYTFIDAQRVFLKYQLPLREIVVDFYDELKSITSGYASFDYEDAEYQASDLVKVDILLNGQAVDALATIVHKLKAYRVGKELVEKLKTYIERQMFEVMIQAAIGSKIIARDTISAMRKNVLAKCYGGDITRKKKLLEKQKEGKKRMKRVGSVDIPHEAFQQILKVS, encoded by the exons ATGGGTTCTATGTACAGAGcgtctaaaaccctaaaatcatcTAGACAAGCCTTCTCAATCTTGTTCAAATCAGTCAAATCCAGTCGACGAGATCCTCCATGTATCGGATTGTACCAAGCTTACGGTTTCAGCTCTGATTCTAGACATAACTCGAAAGAACCCACCATTGATTTGACACAGTTTCCTTCCGAAAAGATTCGAAATTTCTCCATCATTGCTCATATTGATCATGGGAAATCTACTTTGGCTGATCGTCTCATGGAACTTACTGGCACAATCAAGAAAGGCCATGGCCAGCCTCAGTATCTCGACAAATTGCAG gtagagagggagagaggtaTCACAGTGAAAGCTCAGACGGCTACGATGTTTTATCAAAACAAAGTAAAGGATCAAGAAGCGAGTGGGTTTCTTCTGAACTTAATTGATACACCAGGTCATGTTGACTTTAGCTATGAGGTTTCTAGATCTTTATCAGCTTGTCAAGGAGCTCTTTTGGTTGTTGATGCGGCTCAAGGTGTTCAGGCACAGACGGTTGCTAATTTTTACCTAGCTTTTGAATCTAACCTTACCATTGTTCCTGTGATTAACAAGATTGATCAACCAACTGCTGATCCTGAGCGTGTCAAAGCTCAGTTGAAATCCATGTTTGATCTTGATACAGATGATGTGCTTTTAGTGTCTGCTAAAACTGGTTTAGGTCTTGAGCATGTTCTTCCTGCGGTTATAGAACGGATACCTCCTCCTCCTGGGATTAGTGATTCGCCTCTACGGATGCTtttgtttgattccttttttaaTGAGTACAAAGGTGTCATTTGCtatgtttctgttgttgatggaATGTTGAGTAAAGGGGATAAGGTTTCGTTTGCTGCATCGGGTCAGTCTTATGAAGTTTTAGATGTAGGGATTATGCATCCTGAACTTACTTCGACAGGAATGCTTTTGACTGGACAAGTTGGTTATATAGTTACCGGTATGCGAACTACAAAAGAGGCACGTATTGGAGACACAATCTACAGAACGAAAACTACTGTTGAGCCTCTTCCAg GTTTCAAGCCGGTGAGGCATATGGTGTTCTCAGGCGTGTATCCTGCTGATGGATCTGATTTTGAAGCACTTAGTCATGCCATTGAGAAACTGACATGCAACGATGCAAGTGTATCAGTGGCTAAGGAAACAAGTACAGCTCTTGGAATGGGATTTAGATGTGGTTTCCTCGGTTTGCTTCACATGGATGTATTTCATCAACGACTTGAGCAAGAATACGGTACTCAAGTGATCTCCACGATCCCTACTGTTCCTTACACCTTCGAATACTCAGATGGAACAAAGTTACAAGTGCAGAATCCAGCTGCCTTACCCTCAAACCCCAAATACCGAGTCACAGCTTCTTGGGAGCCAACGGTAATCGCCACAATCATCCTACCTAGTGAGTACGTAGGAGCTGTTATCAACCTCTGCTCTGATCGAAGAGGTCAGCAACTAGAATATACGTTTATAGACGCACAACGTGTTTTCTTGAAGTACCAGTTACCTTTGAGGGAAATAGTTGTGGATTTCTACGATGAATTGAAAAGCATAACGTCAGGTTATGCATCTTTCGACTACGAGGATGCAGAGTACCAGGCATCAGATCTGGTGAAGGTCGATATCCTCTTGAACGGGCAAGCAGTTGATGCGTTAGCCACTATTGTTCACAAGCTGAAAGCATACCGTGTAGGCAAAGAACTGGTTGAGAAGCTTAAGACGTACATAGAGAGACAAATGTTTGAAGTGATGATACAAGCCGCTATTGGTTCAAAGATCATAGCAAGAGATACAATCTCGGCGATGAGAAAGAACGTGCTTGCAAAATGTTATGGAGGAGACATAACtcggaagaagaagcttcttgaGAAACAGAAAGAAGGGAAGAAACGTATGAAACGAGTTGGCTCTGTTGATATTCCACATGAAGCTTTCCAACAAATACTCAAAGTCTCCTAG
- the LOC104724341 gene encoding plant cysteine oxidase 2-like, whose translation MGTGTVVSGRVRKDLSRTNPNGNIPPESRSNSRKKKIQRRSKRTLISPVQKLVDTCKKVFANAKSGTVPSQDNIQMLRAVLDEIKPEDVGVSPKMPYFRYKVTGRSPLVTYLHIYACHSFSIGIFCLPSSGVIPLHNHPEMTVFSKLLFGTMHIKSYDWVADSPQPSSDTRLAKVKVDSDFTAPCDTSILYPADGGNMHCFTAKTACAVLDVLGPPYFDPAGRHCTYYFDLPFSSFSVDGVAVAEEEKEGYEWLKEREEEPEDLTVTAMMYSGPTIKE comes from the exons ATGGGAACTGGTACAGTTGTGTCTGGACGAGTAAGGAAAGATCTCTCAAGAACGAATCCAAATGGGAATATTCCTCCTGAGAGTCGTTCTAATTCacgtaagaagaagatccaacGACGGAGCAAGAGAACCCTAATCTCTCCGGTTCAGAAACTGGTCGATACTTGTAAGAAAGTTTTCGCTAATGCCAAATCTGGAACCGTCCCTTCTCAAGATAACATTCAGATGCTTCGAGCCGTTTTGG ATGAAATCAAGCCTGAGGATGTTGGTGTGAGTCCTAAGATGCCGTATTTTCGATATAAAGTGACGGGTCGATCTCCGTTAGTGACGTATCTTCACATCTATGCATGTCATAGCTTCTCG ATTGGCATTTTCTGTTTACCATCATCTGGTGTAATCCCTCTTCACAATCACCCGGAGATGACTGTTTTTAGTAAGCTCTTGTTTGGTACAATGCACATCAAATCTTATGATTGGGTTGCTGATTCTCCCC AGCCGAGTTCGGATACTCGTTTGGCAAAAGTGAAAGTTGATTCGGATTTTACTGCACCTTGTGACACTTCCATACTCTATCCAGCCGATGGAGGGAATATGCATTGCTTCACCGCGAAAACAGCTTGCGCGGTTCTTGATGTTCTTGGTCCTCCTTACTTTGATCCAGCAGGACGTCATTGTACTTACTATTTCGATCTTCCTTTCTCCAGTTTCTCAG TTGATGGAGTCGCGGTTgctgaagaggagaaagaaggtTATGAGTGGTTGAAGGAGAGGGAAGAGGAGCCAGAGGATTTGACGGTTACAGCGATGATGTATAGTGGACCAACCATAAAAgaatga